Part of the Streptomyces sp. f51 genome is shown below.
GAGGAGACCTCGCAGGGCGAAGCCGCGATCCTCGCCCGCCTCAACCACCCGGGACTCGTCACCGCCTTCGACGCCGGACAGCACGACGGACGTGTCTTCCTGGTCATGCAACTCATCGAAGGCACCACCCTGAAGCGCCGCATCACCGCAGGCCCGCTGTCCTTCGAGGAAACCACCGCACTGGGCTCCGGTCTCGCCCACGCACTGGCCCACGCCCACGAGGCGAGCATCGTCCATCGGGACGTCAAACCGTCCAACATCCTTCTCGATGCCTCTCACCGGCCCCACCTGACCGACTTCGGTATCTCCCGACGGCTGGACGCCACCACACACACCGCCACCGGGACACTCATCGGCACGGCCGCCTACCTCTCACCCGAGCAAGTCCTCGGACAGCCCGTCGGCCGGCCCGCAGACATCTACGCCCTCGGACTGGTACTCCTCGAATGCCTCACCGGCCGGCTCGAGTACGACGGCGGCCCCCTGGAAGCGGCGATCGCACGACTGCACCGGCCACCCGCTCTGCCGGGCCACCTGCCACCACAACTCGCCGACCTCGTGCGGGCCATGACAGCCCTGGACGAAAGCGACCGCCCGACAGCCGACGACTGCGCCCGGGCACTGGCAGAGTCGACCGAAACAGGGCGACTTGCCGTCAACCCCTCGCCGCACGCCCGGGGTCCCGTGACCAGCCACACGCGATCTCGCACGAGGGACCGTGCGCACGGCACCCCGCTGCCCGGCGGCGGAGAACAGGTGGCCGCGCGCACCAGGGCCGTGCGGAAGCGCCCGCTGGCCGTGGGTGCCGGCGCCGTTCTGGCCGCGGCCCTGGTCACTGCTCTTGCCGTTCCCGGCAACCCCACATCACACGACGATGATCAAAGCAGGACCAGGATCACCGGCGTCCCCGACGCGGGGCGGAAGAAGAAGACCACGGCCCCCGCCGGGAAGATCCCTTCCCAACGTAACGGCGCCGGCAGCCCCGCTGACGGTGTGCCCGGGCGAAGTGACGGCCACGCGTCTGACGGCCCGGACGACGCATCGGGCGTCGATGGGGTCCCACGCTCGTCTGCGGCCTCGGTACACGCAACGCCAGGCAGCGTAGGTCCGCCCGGCGCAGCAGGTCACGGCGGTGCGAAGGCGGAAGATTCCCACCGTCCGCCCGGCCAGGCCAGGAAGGCGACGAAAAAGGCGAAAGACAAAAAGGGATTGAAACCGGTCACGGGTCCGTGAGTTGCCGCCGCGTCCCAGGGCTCCGTTCACACCGACGGGCCCTGCCGTGTCGGGGCGTGCTCCGGCGACCAGGGGGAGGAGGTAAGCAATTCTGCGGCCCGGGCGAGCGCTCGCTGACAGGCAAGCCGTCGAGGGCAGGGCCGGCGCGGGGGCACACTGCACGCTCGCCACCAGGAGCGGGGCCCCGGCCCCGCGGTGTCCTGGTCGGCATCCGCCTCCAGGAGGGGCAGACGCCGCGCAGCAGCACCCCTACGTCCTGCTTCACCCGGCAGATGAAGGTAACGCTGTGGCCTTACCCCTGCTGTTC
Proteins encoded:
- a CDS encoding serine/threonine-protein kinase, with translation MRLRDSARAVASRCSADILNGRYRLDGLLGSGGAADVHRGFDLRLRRPVAVKVFRPETGFDTEETSQGEAAILARLNHPGLVTAFDAGQHDGRVFLVMQLIEGTTLKRRITAGPLSFEETTALGSGLAHALAHAHEASIVHRDVKPSNILLDASHRPHLTDFGISRRLDATTHTATGTLIGTAAYLSPEQVLGQPVGRPADIYALGLVLLECLTGRLEYDGGPLEAAIARLHRPPALPGHLPPQLADLVRAMTALDESDRPTADDCARALAESTETGRLAVNPSPHARGPVTSHTRSRTRDRAHGTPLPGGGEQVAARTRAVRKRPLAVGAGAVLAAALVTALAVPGNPTSHDDDQSRTRITGVPDAGRKKKTTAPAGKIPSQRNGAGSPADGVPGRSDGHASDGPDDASGVDGVPRSSAASVHATPGSVGPPGAAGHGGAKAEDSHRPPGQARKATKKAKDKKGLKPVTGP